Proteins encoded within one genomic window of Arachis ipaensis cultivar K30076 chromosome B08, Araip1.1, whole genome shotgun sequence:
- the LOC107612802 gene encoding IAA-amino acid hydrolase ILR1-like 4 isoform X2: MMMGLVKWVNLFIIFHLFGAATTTKPIMAASDSSKFLNLAKEPWVFDWMVEIRRKIHENPELGYEEFKTSELVRTELDKLGIPYKYPVAVTGVIAFIGTKKPPFVAIRADMDALPMQGTVVLVFQPAEEGGGGAKEILDAGALENVSAIFGLHVAPKLPIGVVASRSGSFFAGSGFFEAIISGKGGHAAIPQHSIDPILAASNVIVSLQHIISREADPLDSQVVTVAKFQGGGAFNVIPDSVTIGGTFRAFSTGSFMQLRQRIEQVITKQASVQRCNATVSFLDDKPFFPPTVNHAELHDYFQSVAGSVLGGDKVIDIQPLMGSEDFSFYQQVIPGYFFLLGMENTAVEHLESPHSPHFKVNEDALPYGAALHASLAANYLLKIHQDLPVVKEKHHDEL; the protein is encoded by the exons ATGATGATGGGTTTGGTCAAATGGGTCAACTTGTTCATCATATTTCATTTGTTTGGTGctgcaacaacaacaaaaccCATCATGGCAGCCTCAGATTCTTCCAAGTTTCTGAATTTGGCGAAGGAACCTTGGGTATTTGATTGGATGGTTGAGATCAGGAGGAagattcatgagaatccagaactGGGGTATGAGGAATTTAAGACAAGTGAGCTTGTAAGGACCGAATTGGACAAGCTTGGGATCCCATACAAATACCCAGTTGCGGTAACAGGTGTTATTGCTTTCATAGGAACAAAAAAGCCTCCTTTTGTTGCAATTAGAGCTGACATGGATGCTCTCCCTATGCAG GGAACTGTAGTTCTTGTTTTTCAACCTGCAGAGGAAGGAGGTGGAGGGGCTAAGGAAATTTTAGATGCTGGAGCCTTAGAAAATGTTTCTGCCATATTTGGATTGCATGTCGCACCGAAGTTACCTATAGGCGTAGTGGCATCTAGATCTGGTTCTTTCTTTGCCGGAAGCGGCTTCTTTGAAGCAATAATAAGTGGCAAGGGAGGTCATGCAGCCATTCCTCAGCATTCTATAGACCCCATATTGGCAGCTTCTAATGTGATTGTTAGCTTACAACATATCATTTCTCGCGAGGCCGATCCTCTGGATTCCCAG GTTGTGACGGTAGCGAAATTCCAAGGAGGTGGTGCATTCAACGTTATTCCAGATTCTGTCACAATTGGTGGGACTTTCCGAGCTTTCTCAACAGGAAGTTTTATGCAACTGAGACAGCGGATTGAGCAG GTTATCACTAAGCAAGCTTCCGTGCAAAGGTGCAATGCAACGGTCAGCTTTCTCGACGACAAGCCTTTCTTCCCTCCAACTGTAAACCATGCAGAATTGCATGACTATTTCCAAAGTGTAGCCGGAAGCGTGCTCGGCGGCGATAAAGTGATTGACATACAACCATTGATGGGATCGGAGGACTTTTCGTTCTACCAACAGGTCATTCCCGGTTACTTCTTCCTCCTTGGAATGGAGAACACGGCGGTTGAACACCTCGAATCGCCGCACTCTCCCCATTTCAAAGTAAACGAAGATGCACTCCCTTATGGAGCTGCACTTCATGCTTCATTAGCTGCTAACTATCTTCTCAAAATTCATCAAGACTTGCCAGTGGTAAAGGAGAAACACCATGATGAATTATAA
- the LOC107612802 gene encoding IAA-amino acid hydrolase ILR1-like 4 isoform X1, protein MMMGLVKWVNLFIIFHLFGAATTTKPIMAASDSSKFLNLAKEPWVFDWMVEIRRKIHENPELGYEEFKTSELVRTELDKLGIPYKYPVAVTGVIAFIGTKKPPFVAIRADMDALPMQELVEWEHKSKVQGKMHACGHDAHVAMLLGAAKILKEHEKDIQGTVVLVFQPAEEGGGGAKEILDAGALENVSAIFGLHVAPKLPIGVVASRSGSFFAGSGFFEAIISGKGGHAAIPQHSIDPILAASNVIVSLQHIISREADPLDSQVVTVAKFQGGGAFNVIPDSVTIGGTFRAFSTGSFMQLRQRIEQVITKQASVQRCNATVSFLDDKPFFPPTVNHAELHDYFQSVAGSVLGGDKVIDIQPLMGSEDFSFYQQVIPGYFFLLGMENTAVEHLESPHSPHFKVNEDALPYGAALHASLAANYLLKIHQDLPVVKEKHHDEL, encoded by the exons ATGATGATGGGTTTGGTCAAATGGGTCAACTTGTTCATCATATTTCATTTGTTTGGTGctgcaacaacaacaaaaccCATCATGGCAGCCTCAGATTCTTCCAAGTTTCTGAATTTGGCGAAGGAACCTTGGGTATTTGATTGGATGGTTGAGATCAGGAGGAagattcatgagaatccagaactGGGGTATGAGGAATTTAAGACAAGTGAGCTTGTAAGGACCGAATTGGACAAGCTTGGGATCCCATACAAATACCCAGTTGCGGTAACAGGTGTTATTGCTTTCATAGGAACAAAAAAGCCTCCTTTTGTTGCAATTAGAGCTGACATGGATGCTCTCCCTATGCAG GAACTGGTGGAATGGGAGCACAAGAGTAAAGTGCAAGGCAAGATGCATGCATGTGGTCATGATGCTCATGTTGCTATGCTTCTTGGTGCTGCAAAGATCCTCAAAGAGCATGAAAAAGATATCCAA GGAACTGTAGTTCTTGTTTTTCAACCTGCAGAGGAAGGAGGTGGAGGGGCTAAGGAAATTTTAGATGCTGGAGCCTTAGAAAATGTTTCTGCCATATTTGGATTGCATGTCGCACCGAAGTTACCTATAGGCGTAGTGGCATCTAGATCTGGTTCTTTCTTTGCCGGAAGCGGCTTCTTTGAAGCAATAATAAGTGGCAAGGGAGGTCATGCAGCCATTCCTCAGCATTCTATAGACCCCATATTGGCAGCTTCTAATGTGATTGTTAGCTTACAACATATCATTTCTCGCGAGGCCGATCCTCTGGATTCCCAG GTTGTGACGGTAGCGAAATTCCAAGGAGGTGGTGCATTCAACGTTATTCCAGATTCTGTCACAATTGGTGGGACTTTCCGAGCTTTCTCAACAGGAAGTTTTATGCAACTGAGACAGCGGATTGAGCAG GTTATCACTAAGCAAGCTTCCGTGCAAAGGTGCAATGCAACGGTCAGCTTTCTCGACGACAAGCCTTTCTTCCCTCCAACTGTAAACCATGCAGAATTGCATGACTATTTCCAAAGTGTAGCCGGAAGCGTGCTCGGCGGCGATAAAGTGATTGACATACAACCATTGATGGGATCGGAGGACTTTTCGTTCTACCAACAGGTCATTCCCGGTTACTTCTTCCTCCTTGGAATGGAGAACACGGCGGTTGAACACCTCGAATCGCCGCACTCTCCCCATTTCAAAGTAAACGAAGATGCACTCCCTTATGGAGCTGCACTTCATGCTTCATTAGCTGCTAACTATCTTCTCAAAATTCATCAAGACTTGCCAGTGGTAAAGGAGAAACACCATGATGAATTATAA
- the LOC107613961 gene encoding F-box/FBD/LRR-repeat protein At1g13570-like isoform X2 produces MVSGGVQMQTCLGRKRKLKQEDSFNLVEEGSRHNEIPGEKDLNQMDQSIQSIDRISQLPDHVIHHIFAQLRNVDDAVRTSVLSKRWRALWHSYAVLVFDERKFIAGIRHGNSYNKKKRFKDYVSNSLQTRIEENPDIQKLVLHMTSFNLKAAPQVDHWLSIASGMCIKELDLHFGIKNSRRYSLPETFFVSRTLTGIKLSGCKLDACDNIMLPQLRRLCLQKIDLAEHNVQNFISGCHSIEDLRFIECSGLKNLQVSNLLRLNRVDVHHCKQLNTVDLSAPNLDTFWYRGKKSTSCKVNLEGCNSLRRLSLDHPQVTREFCKNEISKFPLLENLDLSLPDKMKHVTISNPQLRRIVLKGSSKDAKLSLESRDQDIVHGDRFWFLARAFIHKFDSKGFKLVLQSSKNIAIHEDLTNISLPPLPDLSIKIFKSPSARLEDIVYSSLRTHPVLVTIISPRGSDFLKLVYTMIRFRGQDPICCNYSTPSNKCWRHFLKDVKIKNLNGEEFEVGDDKCAPHSSTWCNWCKSLYASRSCQMINLRLFWSFRLQHVETAETLQNL; encoded by the exons ATGGTTTCCGGAGGAGTGCAAATGCAGACGTGCTTGGGGAGGAAAAGGAAACTGAAGCAAGAGGATAGTTTTAACTTAGTTGAAGAGGGTTCTAGACATAATGAAATTCCAGGTGAAAAAGATTTGAACCAAATGGACCAGAGTATTCAATCCATAGATCGTATCTCGCAACTGCCCGATCATGTCATCCATCACATCTTTGCCCAGCTTCGTAATGTGGACGATGCAGTTCGAACCAGTGTACTGTCCAAGAGATGGAGAGCACTGTGGCATTCTTACGCTGTTTTGGTTTTTGATGAAAGAAAGTTCATTGCAGGAATTCGACATGGAAATAGTTATAACAAGAAAAAGAGATTTAAAGATTATGTATCTAACAGTCTACAAACTCGCATTGAGGAAAATCCAGACATTCAGAAATTGGTGCTGCATATGACATCCTTTAACTTAAAAGCTGCCCCACAGGTAGACCATTGGTTAAGTATTGCCAGCGGAATGTGTATCAAAGAACTGGATCTCCATTTTGGCATAAAAAACAGCAGGCGCTATTCATTGCCAGAAACATTCTTTGTGTCCAGAACATTGACTGGGATAAAGTTGAGTGGTTGTAAACTGGATGCTTGCGATAACATAATGCTTCCACAACTTCGTAGGCTTTGTCTGCAAAAAATTGACTTAGCTGAGCACAACGTTCAAAATTTTATCTCTGGCTGTCACTCAATTGAGGATTTAAGATTCATAGAGTGCTCAGGTTTGAAAAATTTACAGGTTTCGAATCTTCTTCGACTCAATAGGGTTGACGTCCACCACTGCAAGCAACTGAATACGGTTGATCTCAGTGCTCCTAATCTAGACACATTTTGGTATCGTGGCAAGAAATCAACATCTTGTAAAGTTAATTTAGAGGGCTGTAATTCTCTGAGAAGGTTGTCATTAGATCACCCTCAAGTGACTCGTGAGTTTTGTAAAAATGAAATCTCCAAGTTTCCTTTGCTTGAAAATTTGGATCTGAGTTTACCCGATAAGATGAAACATGTTACAATTTCTAACCCGCAGCTCCGGAGAATTGTTTTGAAAGGAAGCAGCAA AGATGCCAAACTTTCTCTAGAATCTCGAGACCAAGATATTGTACATGGTGACAGATTCTGGTTTTTAGCGAGAGCGTTTATTCACAAGTTCGATAGTAAAGGATTTAAATTGGTTCTCCAATCCAGTAAg AATATTGCTATACATGAGGATTTGACCAACATCAGCCTTCCTCCATTGCCAGACCTCagcattaaaattttcaaatctccTTCAGCACGTCTTGAAGACATAGTATATAGTTCGTTGCGGACACATCCTGTCTTGGTGACTATTATATCACCCCGTGGCAGTGACTTCCTCAAG TTAGTGTATACAATGATAAGGTTCAGAGGCCAGGATCCAATCTGCTGCAACTATAGCACTCCGAGCAATAAATGCTGGCGGCACTTCTTGAAAGATGTCAAGATTAAAAACCTGAATGGTGAGGAGTTTGAAGTTGGGGACGACAAATGTGCTCCTCATAGCTCCACCTGGTGTAACTGGTGTAAGTCATTGTATGCATCAAGGTCGTGCCAGATGATTAATCTTAGATTGTTCTGGAGTTTTCGATTACAGCATGTGGAGACAGCGGAAACCCTACAAAATTTGTAA
- the LOC107613961 gene encoding FBD-associated F-box protein At5g38590-like isoform X1: MVSGGVQMQTCLGRKRKLKQEDSFNLVEEGSRHNEIPGEKDLNQMDQSIQSIDRISQLPDHVIHHIFAQLRNVDDAVRTSVLSKRWRALWHSYAVLVFDERKFIAGIRHGNSYNKKKRFKDYVSNSLQTRIEENPDIQKLVLHMTSFNLKAAPQVDHWLSIASGMCIKELDLHFGIKNSRRYSLPETFFVSRTLTGIKLSGCKLDACDNIMLPQLRRLCLQKIDLAEHNVQNFISGCHSIEDLRFIECSGLKNLQVSNLLRLNRVDVHHCKQLNTVDLSAPNLDTFWYRGKKSTSCKVNLEGCNSLRRLSLDHPQVTREFCKNEISKFPLLENLDLSLPDKMKHVTISNPQLRRIVLKGSSKLSFVLIDTPNLLSFEYKGETMPYVRIDPFCLRDAKLSLESRDQDIVHGDRFWFLARAFIHKFDSKGFKLVLQSSKNIAIHEDLTNISLPPLPDLSIKIFKSPSARLEDIVYSSLRTHPVLVTIISPRGSDFLKLVYTMIRFRGQDPICCNYSTPSNKCWRHFLKDVKIKNLNGEEFEVGDDKCAPHSSTWCNWCKSLYASRSCQMINLRLFWSFRLQHVETAETLQNL; this comes from the exons ATGGTTTCCGGAGGAGTGCAAATGCAGACGTGCTTGGGGAGGAAAAGGAAACTGAAGCAAGAGGATAGTTTTAACTTAGTTGAAGAGGGTTCTAGACATAATGAAATTCCAGGTGAAAAAGATTTGAACCAAATGGACCAGAGTATTCAATCCATAGATCGTATCTCGCAACTGCCCGATCATGTCATCCATCACATCTTTGCCCAGCTTCGTAATGTGGACGATGCAGTTCGAACCAGTGTACTGTCCAAGAGATGGAGAGCACTGTGGCATTCTTACGCTGTTTTGGTTTTTGATGAAAGAAAGTTCATTGCAGGAATTCGACATGGAAATAGTTATAACAAGAAAAAGAGATTTAAAGATTATGTATCTAACAGTCTACAAACTCGCATTGAGGAAAATCCAGACATTCAGAAATTGGTGCTGCATATGACATCCTTTAACTTAAAAGCTGCCCCACAGGTAGACCATTGGTTAAGTATTGCCAGCGGAATGTGTATCAAAGAACTGGATCTCCATTTTGGCATAAAAAACAGCAGGCGCTATTCATTGCCAGAAACATTCTTTGTGTCCAGAACATTGACTGGGATAAAGTTGAGTGGTTGTAAACTGGATGCTTGCGATAACATAATGCTTCCACAACTTCGTAGGCTTTGTCTGCAAAAAATTGACTTAGCTGAGCACAACGTTCAAAATTTTATCTCTGGCTGTCACTCAATTGAGGATTTAAGATTCATAGAGTGCTCAGGTTTGAAAAATTTACAGGTTTCGAATCTTCTTCGACTCAATAGGGTTGACGTCCACCACTGCAAGCAACTGAATACGGTTGATCTCAGTGCTCCTAATCTAGACACATTTTGGTATCGTGGCAAGAAATCAACATCTTGTAAAGTTAATTTAGAGGGCTGTAATTCTCTGAGAAGGTTGTCATTAGATCACCCTCAAGTGACTCGTGAGTTTTGTAAAAATGAAATCTCCAAGTTTCCTTTGCTTGAAAATTTGGATCTGAGTTTACCCGATAAGATGAAACATGTTACAATTTCTAACCCGCAGCTCCGGAGAATTGTTTTGAAAGGAAGCAGCAAGTTGAGTTTTGTTCTAATAGACACCCCTAATCTTCTGTCCTTTGAGTACAAAGGTGAAACAATGCCTTACGTTCGTATTGATCCTTTCTGCCTCAGAGATGCCAAACTTTCTCTAGAATCTCGAGACCAAGATATTGTACATGGTGACAGATTCTGGTTTTTAGCGAGAGCGTTTATTCACAAGTTCGATAGTAAAGGATTTAAATTGGTTCTCCAATCCAGTAAg AATATTGCTATACATGAGGATTTGACCAACATCAGCCTTCCTCCATTGCCAGACCTCagcattaaaattttcaaatctccTTCAGCACGTCTTGAAGACATAGTATATAGTTCGTTGCGGACACATCCTGTCTTGGTGACTATTATATCACCCCGTGGCAGTGACTTCCTCAAG TTAGTGTATACAATGATAAGGTTCAGAGGCCAGGATCCAATCTGCTGCAACTATAGCACTCCGAGCAATAAATGCTGGCGGCACTTCTTGAAAGATGTCAAGATTAAAAACCTGAATGGTGAGGAGTTTGAAGTTGGGGACGACAAATGTGCTCCTCATAGCTCCACCTGGTGTAACTGGTGTAAGTCATTGTATGCATCAAGGTCGTGCCAGATGATTAATCTTAGATTGTTCTGGAGTTTTCGATTACAGCATGTGGAGACAGCGGAAACCCTACAAAATTTGTAA
- the LOC107613961 gene encoding F-box/LRR-repeat protein 25-like isoform X4, whose amino-acid sequence MVSGGVQMQTCLGRKRKLKQEDSFNLVEEGSRHNEIPGEKDLNQMDQSIQSIDRISQLPDHVIHHIFAQLRNVDDAVRTSVLSKRWRALWHSYAVLVFDERKFIAGIRHGNSYNKKKRFKDYVSNSLQTRIEENPDIQKLVLHMTSFNLKAAPQVDHWLSIASGMCIKELDLHFGIKNSRRYSLPETFFVSRTLTGIKLSGCKLDACDNIMLPQLRRLCLQKIDLAEHNVQNFISGCHSIEDLRFIECSGLKNLQVSNLLRLNRVDVHHCKQLNTVDLSAPNLDTFWYRGKKSTSCKVNLEGCNSLRRLSLDHPQVTPPENCFERKQQRCQTFSRISRPRYCTW is encoded by the exons ATGGTTTCCGGAGGAGTGCAAATGCAGACGTGCTTGGGGAGGAAAAGGAAACTGAAGCAAGAGGATAGTTTTAACTTAGTTGAAGAGGGTTCTAGACATAATGAAATTCCAGGTGAAAAAGATTTGAACCAAATGGACCAGAGTATTCAATCCATAGATCGTATCTCGCAACTGCCCGATCATGTCATCCATCACATCTTTGCCCAGCTTCGTAATGTGGACGATGCAGTTCGAACCAGTGTACTGTCCAAGAGATGGAGAGCACTGTGGCATTCTTACGCTGTTTTGGTTTTTGATGAAAGAAAGTTCATTGCAGGAATTCGACATGGAAATAGTTATAACAAGAAAAAGAGATTTAAAGATTATGTATCTAACAGTCTACAAACTCGCATTGAGGAAAATCCAGACATTCAGAAATTGGTGCTGCATATGACATCCTTTAACTTAAAAGCTGCCCCACAGGTAGACCATTGGTTAAGTATTGCCAGCGGAATGTGTATCAAAGAACTGGATCTCCATTTTGGCATAAAAAACAGCAGGCGCTATTCATTGCCAGAAACATTCTTTGTGTCCAGAACATTGACTGGGATAAAGTTGAGTGGTTGTAAACTGGATGCTTGCGATAACATAATGCTTCCACAACTTCGTAGGCTTTGTCTGCAAAAAATTGACTTAGCTGAGCACAACGTTCAAAATTTTATCTCTGGCTGTCACTCAATTGAGGATTTAAGATTCATAGAGTGCTCAGGTTTGAAAAATTTACAGGTTTCGAATCTTCTTCGACTCAATAGGGTTGACGTCCACCACTGCAAGCAACTGAATACGGTTGATCTCAGTGCTCCTAATCTAGACACATTTTGGTATCGTGGCAAGAAATCAACATCTTGTAAAGTTAATTTAGAGGGCTGTAATTCTCTGAGAAGGTTGTCATTAGATCACCCTCAAGTGACTC CTCCGGAGAATTGTTTTGAAAGGAAGCAGCAA AGATGCCAAACTTTCTCTAGAATCTCGAGACCAAGATATTGTACATGGTGA
- the LOC107613961 gene encoding FBD-associated F-box protein At5g38590-like isoform X3, which yields MVSGGVQMQTCLGRKRKLKQEDSFNLVEEGSRHNEIPGEKDLNQMDQSIQSIDRISQLPDHVIHHIFAQLRNVDDAVRTSVLSKRWRALWHSYAVLVFDERKFIAGIRHGNSYNKKKRFKDYVSNSLQTRIEENPDIQKLVLHMTSFNLKAAPQVDHWLSIASGMCIKELDLHFGIKNSRRYSLPETFFVSRTLTGIKLSGCKLDACDNIMLPQLRRLCLQKIDLAEHNVQNFISGCHSIEDLRFIECSGLKNLQVSNLLRLNRVDVHHCKQLNTVDLSAPNLDTFWYRGKKSTSCKVNLEGCNSLRRLSLDHPQVTREFCKNEISKFPLLENLDLSLPDKMKHVTISNPQLRRIVLKGSSKLSFVLIDTPNLLSFEYKGETMPYVRIDPFCLRDAKLSLESRDQDIVHGDRFWFLARAFIHKFDSKGFKLVLQSSKNIAIHEDLTNISLPPLPDLSIKIFKSPSARLEDIVYSSLRTHPVLVTIISPRGSDFLKLVYTMIRFRGQDPICCNYSTPSNKCWRHFLKDVKIKNLNGEEFEVGDDKCAPHSSTWCNW from the exons ATGGTTTCCGGAGGAGTGCAAATGCAGACGTGCTTGGGGAGGAAAAGGAAACTGAAGCAAGAGGATAGTTTTAACTTAGTTGAAGAGGGTTCTAGACATAATGAAATTCCAGGTGAAAAAGATTTGAACCAAATGGACCAGAGTATTCAATCCATAGATCGTATCTCGCAACTGCCCGATCATGTCATCCATCACATCTTTGCCCAGCTTCGTAATGTGGACGATGCAGTTCGAACCAGTGTACTGTCCAAGAGATGGAGAGCACTGTGGCATTCTTACGCTGTTTTGGTTTTTGATGAAAGAAAGTTCATTGCAGGAATTCGACATGGAAATAGTTATAACAAGAAAAAGAGATTTAAAGATTATGTATCTAACAGTCTACAAACTCGCATTGAGGAAAATCCAGACATTCAGAAATTGGTGCTGCATATGACATCCTTTAACTTAAAAGCTGCCCCACAGGTAGACCATTGGTTAAGTATTGCCAGCGGAATGTGTATCAAAGAACTGGATCTCCATTTTGGCATAAAAAACAGCAGGCGCTATTCATTGCCAGAAACATTCTTTGTGTCCAGAACATTGACTGGGATAAAGTTGAGTGGTTGTAAACTGGATGCTTGCGATAACATAATGCTTCCACAACTTCGTAGGCTTTGTCTGCAAAAAATTGACTTAGCTGAGCACAACGTTCAAAATTTTATCTCTGGCTGTCACTCAATTGAGGATTTAAGATTCATAGAGTGCTCAGGTTTGAAAAATTTACAGGTTTCGAATCTTCTTCGACTCAATAGGGTTGACGTCCACCACTGCAAGCAACTGAATACGGTTGATCTCAGTGCTCCTAATCTAGACACATTTTGGTATCGTGGCAAGAAATCAACATCTTGTAAAGTTAATTTAGAGGGCTGTAATTCTCTGAGAAGGTTGTCATTAGATCACCCTCAAGTGACTCGTGAGTTTTGTAAAAATGAAATCTCCAAGTTTCCTTTGCTTGAAAATTTGGATCTGAGTTTACCCGATAAGATGAAACATGTTACAATTTCTAACCCGCAGCTCCGGAGAATTGTTTTGAAAGGAAGCAGCAAGTTGAGTTTTGTTCTAATAGACACCCCTAATCTTCTGTCCTTTGAGTACAAAGGTGAAACAATGCCTTACGTTCGTATTGATCCTTTCTGCCTCAGAGATGCCAAACTTTCTCTAGAATCTCGAGACCAAGATATTGTACATGGTGACAGATTCTGGTTTTTAGCGAGAGCGTTTATTCACAAGTTCGATAGTAAAGGATTTAAATTGGTTCTCCAATCCAGTAAg AATATTGCTATACATGAGGATTTGACCAACATCAGCCTTCCTCCATTGCCAGACCTCagcattaaaattttcaaatctccTTCAGCACGTCTTGAAGACATAGTATATAGTTCGTTGCGGACACATCCTGTCTTGGTGACTATTATATCACCCCGTGGCAGTGACTTCCTCAAG TTAGTGTATACAATGATAAGGTTCAGAGGCCAGGATCCAATCTGCTGCAACTATAGCACTCCGAGCAATAAATGCTGGCGGCACTTCTTGAAAGATGTCAAGATTAAAAACCTGAATGGTGAGGAGTTTGAAGTTGGGGACGACAAATGTGCTCCTCATAGCTCCACCTGGTGTAACTGGT GA
- the LOC107613961 gene encoding jacalin-related lectin 19-like isoform X5 has product MVRSLKLGTTNVLLIAPPGVTGEGTGKKKKSITVGSWGGNGGKSWDDGNFTGVREITLVYDRCIDSIRVVYDKNGKPFTAEKHGGVGGKRTAEIKLQYPDEYLISVSGHYCPVVRGGTPVIRSLTFKSNRRTFGPYGVEEGTPFTFSVDGGQVVGFKGRSDWYLDSLTFTLASAPSSKSLMNKVQRGLYRLTSTAPRSTSLKENQ; this is encoded by the exons ATGGTGAGGAGTTTGAAGTTGGGGACGACAAATGTGCTCCTCATAGCTCCACCTGGTGTAACTGGT GAAGGAACAGGTAAGAAGAAGAAAAGCATAACAGTGGGATCATGGGGAGGAAATGGAGGGAAAAGCTGGGATGATGGGAACTTCACAGGAGTGAGAGAAATCACATTAGTTTATGATCGCTGTATAGACTCGATCCGTGTGGTTTATGATAAGAATGGAAAGCCTTTCACTGCTGAAAAACATGGAGGAGTTGGAGGCAAAAGAACAGCTGAG ATTAAGCTGCAATATCCAGATGAGTACTTGATCAGTGTTAGTGGTCACTACTGTCCGGTTGTGCGTGGTGGCACCCCAGTTATTCGGTCCTTGACATTCAAGAGCAACCGCAGAACGTTTGGACCATACGGAGTTGAAGAAGGCACCCCATTCACCTTCTCAGTAGATGGAGGGCAAGTTGTGGGGTTTAAGGGGCGAAGCGATTGGTATTTGGATTCGCTTACATTCACGTTGGCAAGTGCTCCGTCGTCAAAGTCACTGATGAACAAGGTTCAGAGAGGCTTGTACAGGCTTACAAGCACTGCTCCAAGATCTACGTCTCTGAAGGAGAACCAGTAG
- the LOC107613961 gene encoding jacalin-related lectin 19-like isoform X6, with translation MEGTGKKKKSITVGSWGGNGGKSWDDGNFTGVREITLVYDRCIDSIRVVYDKNGKPFTAEKHGGVGGKRTAEIKLQYPDEYLISVSGHYCPVVRGGTPVIRSLTFKSNRRTFGPYGVEEGTPFTFSVDGGQVVGFKGRSDWYLDSLTFTLASAPSSKSLMNKVQRGLYRLTSTAPRSTSLKENQ, from the exons ATG GAAGGAACAGGTAAGAAGAAGAAAAGCATAACAGTGGGATCATGGGGAGGAAATGGAGGGAAAAGCTGGGATGATGGGAACTTCACAGGAGTGAGAGAAATCACATTAGTTTATGATCGCTGTATAGACTCGATCCGTGTGGTTTATGATAAGAATGGAAAGCCTTTCACTGCTGAAAAACATGGAGGAGTTGGAGGCAAAAGAACAGCTGAG ATTAAGCTGCAATATCCAGATGAGTACTTGATCAGTGTTAGTGGTCACTACTGTCCGGTTGTGCGTGGTGGCACCCCAGTTATTCGGTCCTTGACATTCAAGAGCAACCGCAGAACGTTTGGACCATACGGAGTTGAAGAAGGCACCCCATTCACCTTCTCAGTAGATGGAGGGCAAGTTGTGGGGTTTAAGGGGCGAAGCGATTGGTATTTGGATTCGCTTACATTCACGTTGGCAAGTGCTCCGTCGTCAAAGTCACTGATGAACAAGGTTCAGAGAGGCTTGTACAGGCTTACAAGCACTGCTCCAAGATCTACGTCTCTGAAGGAGAACCAGTAG
- the LOC107614155 gene encoding ESCRT-related protein CHMP1B-like: MGNTEKLMNQIMELKFTSKSLQRQARKCEKEEKSEKLKVKKAIEKGNMDGARIYAENAIRKRTEQMNYLRLASRLDAVVARLDTQAKMSTISKSMGNIVKSLESSLNTGNLQKMSETMDQFEKQFVNMEVQAEFMESSMAGSTSLSTPEGEVNSLMQQVADDYGLQVSVGLPQPAAHAVPAKETEKVDEDDLSRRLAELKARG, encoded by the coding sequence ATGGGGAACACGGAGAAGCTGATGAACCAGATCATGGAACTCAAATTCACCTCGAAATCGCTACAGCGCCAGGCACGAAAGTGCGAGAAGGAAGAGAAATCGGAGAAGCTCAAGGTCAAGAAGGCCATCGAGAAAGGGAACATGGACGGCGCTCGAATCTACGCGGAGAACGCCATTCGCAAGCGCACCGAACAGATGAACTACCTCCGCCTTGCATCGCGCCTAGACGCCGTCGTCGCTCGCCTCGACACGCAGGCCAAGATGTCCACCATAAGCAAATCCATGGGGAACATCGTCAAGTCTCTCGAGTCATCGCTCAACACCGGAAACCTCCAGAAGATGTCGGAGACAATGGATCAGTTCGAGAAGCAGTTCGTCAACATGGAGGTCCAGGCTGAGTTCATGGAAAGCTCCATGGCTGGATCCACGTCGCTTTCCACGCCGGAGGGTGAGGTCAACAGTCTCATGCAACAGGTCGCCGACGATTACGGCCTTCAGGTCTCCGTCGGACTCCCTCAGCCGGCAGCGCACGCCGTGCCGGCCAAGGAGACCGAGAAGGTCGACGAGGACGACCTCTCCAGGCGCCTCGCCGAGCTCAAGGCTAGAGGTTAA